A window of Mangifera indica cultivar Alphonso chromosome 13, CATAS_Mindica_2.1, whole genome shotgun sequence contains these coding sequences:
- the LOC123195179 gene encoding glucan endo-1,3-beta-glucosidase 5 — MGKGHGLLLCLILVCLLGEGLTKGVQGLACNWGLQSTHPLPPSIAVKLLKDNGFKKVKLFEADPGALLALANSGIQVMVGIPNELLAPLASTVNNAINWVQRNVSSYISKGVDIRYVAVANEPFLKTYKDTFLRTTFPALQNIQAALIKAGLGKQVKVTIPLNADVYQSESGLPSAGDFRSDIHGLMISIIKFLSDNGGVLTINIYPFLSLNSDPHFPVEYAFFNGSSAPVVDGSIAYTNVFDANFDTLISALEKNGFASMPVIIGEVGWPTDGDPSANNEYAQRFNQGLLDRINSGQGTPKRSTPPEVYVFSLIDEDKKSIQPGNFERHWGIFYFDGTIKYQLNLGSGKGLIPAKGVKYMARQWCVMSPYASTSDPNFENSINYACTYADCTSLGYGSSCGNLDDRSNASYAFNMYYQTMDQRKDSCSFSNLSTITTINPSRGTCRYEIMIDIGKHELPPAHHAPSAAGRKQQCSLIMALILVLALII, encoded by the exons atgggAAAAGGCCACGGTTTGTTGTTATGTCTGATTTTGGTTTGTCTTTTAGGTGAAGGCCTAACCAAGGGAGTTCAAGGCCTGGCTTGCAACTGGGGATTGCAATCGACTCACCCACTGCCGCCGAGCATTGCTGTGAAGCTCTTGAAAGACAACGGATTCAAAAAAGTGAAGCTTTTTGAAGCTGATCCTGGGGCTCTATTGGCTCTTGCAAATTCTGGTATTCAAGTTATGGTTGGCATTCCTAATGAACTCTTGGCGCCTCTTGCAAGCACCGTCAATAATGCTATCAATTGGGTTCAACGAAACGTCTCCTCTTATATCTCCAAAGGTGTCGATATAAG GTATGTGGCTGTGGCGAATGAGCCTTTCCTCAAGACCTACAAAGACACTTTTCTGCGTACTACATTTCCAGCCCTGCAGAATATTCAAGCAGCCCTGATAAAGGCTGGCTTAGGAAAGCAAGTTAAGGTCACCATTCCACTGAATGCAGATGTCTACCAAAGTGAAAGTGGCCTGCCCTCTGCTGGCGACTTTCGATCCGACATCCATGGCTTGATGATCTCTATCATCAAGTTTCTAAGCGACAATGGTGGCGTCCTCACCATCAACATCTACCCTTTCCTTAGCCTCAATTCTGACCCCCATTTCCCCGTTGAATATGCCTTTTTCAATGGCAGCTCTGCCCCTGTTGTTGATGGCTCCATAGCTTACACCAATGTGTTCGATGCCAACTTCGATACCCTCATTTCAGCCCTCGAAAAGAACGGTTTCGCTTCAATGCCCGTCATTATTGGCGAAGTTGGATGGCCAACCGATGGTGATCCCAGTGCCAACAATGAGTATGCCCAGAGATTCAATCAAGGACTACTCGACCGGATAAATTCCGGCCAAGGCACGCCAAAGCGCAGCACCCCACCAGAGGTTTACGTGTTTTCTCTGATTGATGAGGATAAAAAGAGCATTCAACCCGGAAATTTTGAGAGGCACTGGGGGATTTTTTACTTCGATGGAACCATAAAGTACCAACTGAATCTGGGGAGTGGAAAAGGCCTAATTCCAGCAAAAGGGGTGAAATATATGGCGAGGCAGTGGTGTGTAATGTCACCTTATGCAAGCACATCAGACCCCAATTTCGAAAACAGCATCAACTATGCCTGCACCTACGCAGATTGCACAAGTCTTGGCTATGGTTCATCCTGTGGAAATCTGGATGACAGAAGCAATGCTTCTTATGCGTTCAACATGTACTACCAGACGATGGATCAAAGAAAAGATTCATGTTCATTCTCCAATTTATCAACCATCACCACCATCAATCCTTCGCGAGGCACATGCCGATATGAGATCATGATTGACATAGGAAAACATGAGCTGCCTCCAGCTCATCACGCACCTTCAGCAGCTGGAAGGAAGCAACAGTGCTCGCTGATTATGGCTCTCATATTAGTTTTGGCATTGATTATTTAA